The DNA window CCTGCAGTCGAGCAGCCCGGACGGGATCGCGCGGGATGGAGCGGGCGAGTCGGACATCAACAACGACGAGCTCGCGCTGTTCATCCAGGACAAGTGGCAGGCGACCCCGCACGTCACGGTCAACTACGGCCTGCGGTGGGATGCGCAGCTCATGCCGAAGACCGTGGATCCGAAGACGACGGCGTACGCGAGGTTCCTCAACGACCCGCGGTTCCCGTCAGACGGCACGATTCCGAGCCAGTGGAATCAGGTGCAGCCGCGCGTCGGCGTCGCGTGGGATGTCCGCGGCGACGGCAAGACCGTGGCGCGCGCGAGCGCCGGCATCTTCTACGCAAGGCAGAACATGCTGAGCCAGGTCGGCTCGGTGACCACCAACGGCATCCAGCAGAAGAGCGACTTCGTGAACTCCGGGTTCACGTCGTTTGCGACGATGCCGGTCTGGCCGAACCTGTTGCCGCCAAGCGCAGCGCCGACAGGAACCTTCCCGCTGTTCACCGGGATCCGGGTGTTCGATCGCAACTACCAGAACCCGCGCATCTATGGTGTCAACGTGGCGGTCGAGCACGAGGTCGCGCCCGACTGGGCCGCCTACGTGGACTTCACCTACAACAAGGGTGTGCACCTCACCCGGTTCCTCAACTACAACGTGCACGGCACCGCCGCTGCCGCCAATCAGCCACCGACCCGAGACGCCACCACCTATGTCGGCGGCAACCCGTTCGAACCGCAACTGGGCGACGTGTTCGTGACCAACTCGCAGGGGCGGGGACTGTATCGGGGGCTCACGCTGGGCGTGCGCAAGCGGTTCTCGAAGAAGTACCAACTCGAGGCCAACTACGTGCTGTCGAAGGACGAAGACGACGATTCGAATGAGCGCGACCCGTTCACGGATCGGTCGTTCAACTTCTACGATCTGAGCCTGGACTACGGGCCGTCGGACCGCGACATCCGGCACAAGTTCAACTTCTTCACCTATGCCCAGATCCCTTGGGGCGTGATGGCGAATGTTCGGATCCAGGCGCGGAGCGCCCAGCCGATCACGACATCGCCCCGCGTGTTCAACGGGGTGGACCGAGGTCGAAACTGGGATCGGAAGGACAACGCCTACTTCTCGCTCGACTGGCGGCTGCAGCGGCCGTTCCGCGTCGGCGGGCGGGGCGAGGTCATCCCGATCATCGAGATGTTCAACACGTTCAACAACGCCAACAACGTCAATCCGCTGAGCACCGTGGCGTTGTTCAACTTCGACGGCTTCCTGCGTCAGGGCGTCGGTGACCCGCGCCAGTTGCAGGTGGCGGTGAAGTTCACGTTCTAACGGCGCCGGCCATCGGCTCGTGGCTCCGGGTCGCTCGGAGCCACAGGCCCGGTAACCTGGGGTCCGGTCAGCCGCGCTGGCCGGACCCCAGCGCACGTACGGCCTCCGCCAGGTCCAATAGGGTCTTCAGTTCCCGATACCGGCTCGTGGCGTGCTCCGGCACCTCATCGTGCTCGTGCGCCCAGCTCAGGGCGGCGGGGACGTGGATCGCCCAGCCGCCGACGTCGAGCACCGGCAGGATGTCCGACCGCGGAGAGTTGCCCACCATCAGAAACCGGGAGGGATCGACTCGGTAGCGCCCCAGGATTTCGGCATACATGCCCGGCGTCTTGTGGCTGACGACCTCGACGTCGCGAAAGTAGGGGGCGAGCCCGGACCGGTCGAGCTTGTTTCGCTGGTGGAGCAGGTCGCCCTTGGTAATCAGCAGCAGCGGATAGACTGGCGACAGGGCCTCCAGCGCCTCCCGCGCGCCTTCGAAGAGTTCCACCTCCGACGTCAGCATCGACTTGGCGAGGGCGAGCAGTTCGGAAATTTCCCGGCCCGTGATACGTCCATCCGTGATCTGGATGGCGGTCTCGATGAGGGACAACACGAAACTGCTG is part of the Vicinamibacterales bacterium genome and encodes:
- a CDS encoding HAD family hydrolase, whose product is MCERRFDLIAFDGDDTLWHNERDYRHGRERFRAILGRIGIPLSEDDVEQRVNRTEVQNLRFYGYGVSSFVLSLIETAIQITDGRITGREISELLALAKSMLTSEVELFEGAREALEALSPVYPLLLITKGDLLHQRNKLDRSGLAPYFRDVEVVSHKTPGMYAEILGRYRVDPSRFLMVGNSPRSDILPVLDVGGWAIHVPAALSWAHEHDEVPEHATSRYRELKTLLDLAEAVRALGSGQRG